One part of the Ciona intestinalis chromosome 5, KH, whole genome shotgun sequence genome encodes these proteins:
- the LOC100177210 gene encoding erythroid differentiation-related factor 1, with protein sequence MASGTDSSQPKTVETEVRSRAVVTYSAAKFPAFYNQLAPLTNLNLAPSNWLRRAQGLRPSHLISGSRPCYSDPGRRDMPLFTSFSMADKHLDIIGKIDVVSDAENIKKLLKMPFSKAQISMAVHRVGKTLLLEQFDFASRRPSETEPGWFGNIQQQLSNIPSLPKKKLPSAQHERLMLSKFLYYSIHANEQGTATERPPSPPSSETHSVPDDIDVMRRIEEVVRITPDATDSTDNSLNAVVPSELRWKFWTPGSGSFKQQDISDTFERTICWSFEDLQMLLGTNMPIFGGGEYPAVSLRLRDSSKPINVLTGIDYWLDNLICNVPEVVMCFHVNGIVKNYEVIRTEDIPTLEGSRFRPKVIKDIAQNILSFLKSNCTKEGHTYWLFKGSNEDDVVKLYDLTMLCDQKKNRGDENSHNPFTLSVATLLYKMAVNLMQQASVACSSKATIKELLKNCINLLEKNSSLDPVMLMGALCMLSTLCLPDSPSEKPPVDLNKKDRQKSNLSLKSHTVEKPNMEVAVIPSVTELSIPEKYRIKLISESNQVETDGCHSALTHIIQALNVRTDEDNDPELLEVRIQLYRNISLAYYSLAEHESKQENYGLSLQFLRIALQSYEFLEYLMTISVKQAKQGLITPPDFHLLLPRLLTLCGDIQWNRSQSKSEDERRIFCEQFFSVSDTEIAVCDAMNKFTVISGQEYVWLTDLQSEVGEGYKTTRQCYQSALEKLPNKRKDKKSSSSKMKAEDRGKSRSRTSEDEGMVFMIKRKLGHVANEQGALGIGEAVTLLNVTSYKDKDKHNNQQKEVWKMTYSHLELALNCFTVVNDAINQALVLSNLGKLMRICAQSIAQDQQDNFTMDEETLHNRAIDYYLKALTHHNSNHDRRNDTDTSKSLSLNIHNNLSWEVCGAYFTMAQRVQDHSPLHLKSREQIEQQTSDLLHKSLKHCNNILKSNDKKSQAIMRCAKIHHRLASLHHNSFRNVTESTKRRHCKTLADSHYDKAILFFHQLPDESSTDYFRILLEKLALHENCIETHSTTNPTTKVKQILETLGLSMPCMRPLSLLHELLQDFIRHNSDSSSPVDLPDTRTTDLQITSSSIDEWTSLSNVLSTVLQSLLLMLVKCSGTTRTTAKKRPTAPSTHPAHTKYKELYTKSLHCLTVCSKDIDKTSSLNKHKYLLERVKALLAILNETKIIFKK encoded by the exons aTGGCCAGTGGTACAGACAGCAGCCAACCAAAAACTGTGGAGACGGAAGTTAG ATCAAGAGCAGTGGTAACATACTCTGCAGCCAAATTCCCAGCGTTTTACAACCAGCTTGCCCCACTTACAAATCTAAACCTTGCGCCCTCAAATTGGCTTCGTAGAGCACAAGGTCTCCGTCCCAGCCACCTTATATCAGGTAGCAGACCATGCTACAGTGATCCTGGCCGCAGGGACATGCCCTTGTTCACAAGCTTCAGTATGGCAGATAAACACTTGGATATTATTGGAAAAATAGATGTGGTGTCAGATGCTGAA AATATCAAAAAGCTCTTAAAGATGCCATTCAGCAAAGCACAAATAAGCATGGCTGTGCATAGAGTTGGGAAGACGTTACTCCTTGAACAATTTGACTTTGCTTCTAGACGACCAAgtg AAACAGAACCAGGTTGGTTTGGAAACATTCAACAACAGCTAAGTAACATACCAAGCTTACCTAAGAAGAAGCTTCCATCTGCACAACATGAAAGGCTTATGTTGTCCAAGTTCTTGTACTACAG CATACATGCAAATGAACAAGGTACTGCTACAGAAAGACCACCATCTCCACCAAGCAGTGAAACACACAGTGTACCTGATGATATTGATGTAATGAGGAGAATAGAAGAAGTAGTAAG GATAACACCTGATGCAACAGATTCAACAGACAACAGTTTAAATGCAGTAGTTCCTTCAGAGCTAAGGTGGAAATTTTGGACCCCGGGATCTGGTAGTTTCAAACAGCAA GATATAAGTGACACATTTGAGCGAACTATTTGTTGGTCATTTGAAGATCTACAGATGTTACTAGGTACTAACATGCCCATTTTTGGTGGAGGTGAATACCCAGCAGTCAGTCTTAGATTAAG AGATTCAAGCAAACCAATAAACGTACTCACTGGAATTGACTACTGGCTCGATAACTTAATTTGTAATGTACCGGAGGTGGTTATGTGTTTCCATGTCAATGGGATTGTGAAGAATTATGAAGTTATAAGAACTGAAGATATTCCAACTCTAGAAGGGTCCAG aTTTCGTCCCAAAGTGATTAAGGACATCGCccaaaacattttatcatttctgaaatcaaactgtacaaaagAAGGTCATACATACTGGCTGTTTAAA gGAAGCAATGAAGACGACGTGGTGAAACTTTATGATCTCACAATGCTGTGTGATCAGAAGAAGAACAGAGGAGATGAAAACTCACACAATCCATTTACTTTGTCTGTGGCTACATTACTTTATAAGATGGCCGTTAATTTAATGCAACAG GCTTCAGTTGCTTGTAGCAGCAAAGCAACCATCaaagaattgttaaaaaattgcaTCAATCTTCTGGAGAAAAACTCCTCTCTTGACCCAGTGATGTTAATGGGAGCCTTATGTATGTTGTCTACATTATGTTTACCAGATTCTCCAAGTGAAAAACCACCTGTTGACCTCAATAAAAAAG atcggcaaaaatcaaatttatccCTCAAGTCCCACACGGTTGAAA AACCAAATATGGAAGTAGCTGTAATACCATCAGTAACTGAGTTGTCGATACCCGAGAAATATCGAATAAAGTTAATTTCCGAGTCGAATCAGGTCGAAACAGATGGTTGCCATTCGGCACTTACTCATATAATACAAGCCCTTAATGTGAGAACTGATGAAG ATAATGATCCTGAATTGTTGGAAGTTCGAATCCAGCTTTACCGGAATATTTCACTTGCTTATTATTCCCTTGCTGAGCACGAATCGAAACAGGAAAACTATGGTTTATCGCTTCAGTTTTTGCGCATTGCACTGCAGAGTTATG AATTCCTTGAATACTTGATGACCATCAGTGTAAAGCAAGCAAAACAAG GATTGATCACTCCTCCGGACTTCCATCTCCTACTTCCTCGTCTTCTCACACTCTGTGGTGACATCCAGTGGAACAGATCTCAGAGCAAGAGCGAAGATGAGAGGAGAATCTTCTGCGAGCAATTCTTCTCCGTATCGGACACAGAGATCGCTGTCTGCGATGCAATGAATAAATTCACGGTTATAT CTGGTCAGGAGTATGTTTGGTTGACTGATTTACAAAGCGAAGTTGGTGAAGGTTACAAAACAACTCGGCAATGTTATCAGTCAGCTCTTGAAAAACTTCCCAACAAACGAAAAGATAAAAAGTCCTCCTCATCTAAGATGAAGGCAGAAGATCGTGGGAAGAGCCGATCCCGGACATCCGAGGATGAAGGGATGGTCTTCATGATAAAGAGGAAACTCGGACACGTAGCAAACGAGCAAGGCGCGCTTGGGATTGGAGAGGCAGTTACTTTGTTGAATGTTACTTCTTATAAAG ACAAGGATAAGCACAACAACCAGCAGAAGGAAGTATGGAAAATGACTTATTCTCATCTAGAACTTGCATTAAATTGTTTCACAGTAGTTAATGATGCAATTAATCAG gCATTGGTGTTATCCAACCTTGGTAAGTTAATGAGAATTTGCGCTCAATCCATTGCACAAGATCAACAAGATAACTTTACTATGGATGAAGAGACTTTACATAACCGTGCAATTGACTATTACCTCAAG GCATTGACTCACCATAATAGCAATCATGACCGACGCAATGACACTGACACTTCAAAATCATTATCACTTAATATACATAATAACTTATCATGGGAAGTATGTGGTGCTTACTTTACCATGGCACAACGTGTACAAGACCATTCACCATTGCACTTAAAGTCAAGAGAACAAATTGAGCaacag ACATCAGACTTACTCCACAAATCATTGAAACATTGCAATAATATTCTAAAATCAAACGATAAAAAGTCACAAGCGATCATGAGGTGTGCGAAGATACATCACCGGCTAGCATCCTTGCACCATAACTCGTTTCGAAACGtg acCGAATCCACAAAACGACGACACTGCAAAACGCTCGCTGACTCCCATTATGACAaagcaattttgtttttccatcaaCTACCAGATGAAAGTTCGACGGATTATTTTCGTATTTTGCTCGAAAAACTAGCGCTACATGAAAACTGTATTGAAA CTCATAGCACGACTAACCCAACAACCAAAGTAAAGCAAATCTTGGAAACATTAGGTCTTTCCATGCCTTGTATGCGCCCACTGTCATTACTCCACGAGTTACTACAG GACTTTATTCGCCATAACTCTGACTCTTCATCTCCAGTTGATTTACCAGATACACGAACTACAGATTTACAAATAACCTCATCAAGTATAGATGAATGGACTTCTCTATCTAACGTACTTTCCACTGTGTTACAATCGCTGCTACTCATGTTGGTAAAATGTTCAGGTACAACAAGAACGACAGCTAAGAAAAG GCCTACTGCCCCAAGCACACACCCTGCACATACAAAGTATAAAGAACTATACACCAAGTCTTTACATTGCTTGACTGTTTGCAGCAAAGATATTGATAAAACCAGCAGTTTAAACAAGCACAAGTACCTTCTGGAAAGAGTAAAAGCACTTCTTGCTATTCTGAATGagacaaaaattatttttaaaaagtga